One stretch of Variovorax sp. TBS-050B DNA includes these proteins:
- a CDS encoding 3-hydroxybutyryl-CoA dehydrogenase, with amino-acid sequence MANEHAMPRFAAVGAGRMGRGIAIAFAYAGHRISLVDLRPRSDEAWQKLQAEARAEIEASLAGLAQLGVIDAAQVQAIAARVQFASAEQAPQALAAAELVFEGVPETIEAKREAFEQLNRHCRDDAILTSTTSSILVTQLAALVRRPERFLNMHWLNPAYVIPVVELSCHPGTDAAVLARTKALMEEIGKLPVVCGASPGYIVPRLQALVMNEAARMIEEGAATAEEIDKATRYGLGLRFAALGVVEFIDFGGCDILHHASREMSASLDAGRYTAPAIVGRMVEEGRLGLKSGSGFYDYEGRDVAAYRRDVLSRTLGELRHAGLWRAPADETRT; translated from the coding sequence ATGGCGAATGAGCACGCCATGCCCCGCTTCGCCGCCGTGGGCGCCGGCCGCATGGGCCGCGGCATCGCGATCGCGTTCGCCTACGCGGGCCACCGCATCTCGCTCGTGGACCTGCGCCCGCGCAGCGACGAGGCCTGGCAGAAGCTCCAGGCCGAGGCCCGGGCCGAGATCGAGGCGAGCCTCGCAGGCCTGGCCCAGCTCGGCGTGATCGACGCGGCCCAGGTCCAGGCGATCGCCGCGCGCGTGCAGTTCGCGAGCGCGGAGCAGGCGCCGCAGGCGCTGGCCGCGGCCGAGCTGGTGTTCGAAGGCGTGCCCGAGACCATCGAGGCCAAGCGCGAGGCCTTCGAACAGCTCAACCGCCATTGCCGTGACGACGCGATCCTCACCTCCACCACCAGCAGCATCCTGGTCACGCAGCTTGCCGCGCTGGTGCGGCGGCCCGAGCGCTTCCTCAACATGCACTGGCTCAACCCTGCCTACGTCATCCCGGTGGTGGAGCTGAGCTGCCATCCCGGCACCGATGCCGCGGTGCTCGCGCGCACCAAGGCGCTGATGGAGGAGATCGGCAAGCTGCCCGTGGTCTGCGGCGCATCGCCGGGCTACATCGTGCCGCGGCTGCAGGCGCTGGTGATGAACGAGGCCGCGCGCATGATCGAGGAGGGCGCCGCCACCGCCGAGGAGATCGACAAGGCCACGCGCTACGGCCTCGGCCTGCGCTTCGCCGCGCTCGGCGTGGTGGAGTTCATCGACTTCGGCGGCTGCGACATCCTGCACCATGCGAGCCGCGAGATGTCGGCATCGCTCGATGCGGGCCGCTACACCGCGCCCGCGATCGTCGGCCGGATGGTCGAGGAAGGGCGGCTCGGCCTCAAGAGCGGCAGCGGCTTCTACGACTACGAGGGCCGCGACGTCGCCGCCTACCGGCGCGACGTGCTCTCGCGCACGCTCGGCGAACTGCGGCATGCGGGGCTGTGGCGCGCGCCGGCCGACGAGACGCGCACGTGA
- a CDS encoding indolepyruvate oxidoreductase subunit beta family protein: MTNHAQPIKIAILAMGGEGGGVLADWIVDMGEANGYVAQTTSVPGVAQRTGATIYYVELYPLARAEADGGRPVLALMPLPGDVDVVLASELMEAGRAVQRGLVTPDRTTLVASTHRVFSIAEKSALGDGRVDSTQLLAHAARAAKRFIRFDMAEAAEASGSVISAVLFGALAGSGVLPFSRAQFEATIARGGVGVKPSLQAFGAAFERTQRGDDGETPPAPVAARPAPQPRHPAVRALVERVQRDFPAAAQDLLLEGVRRLIDYQDTDYAGLYLDRMAAVAALPDGAERRLLRETARHLALWMSYEDTARVAALKTRATRFERVRGEARVQPGQVLAINEYMHPRLQEICETLPGGLGRWLMNSTLPRRIVERLTQHGRVVRTSSLRGYLMLRTVAAMKRWRRATTRYADENRRIEQWLARIAATAHGNPELAVELAQCQRLVKGYSDTHARGLRNYDTVMHAVERAGMALAPATLRELRDAALADEHGHKLQAALARHALA; this comes from the coding sequence ATGACGAACCACGCGCAACCGATCAAGATCGCGATCCTCGCCATGGGCGGCGAGGGCGGCGGCGTGCTGGCCGACTGGATCGTCGACATGGGCGAGGCCAACGGCTACGTCGCGCAGACCACCTCGGTGCCCGGCGTGGCGCAGCGCACCGGCGCGACCATCTACTACGTCGAGCTCTACCCGCTGGCGCGCGCCGAGGCCGACGGCGGCCGTCCGGTGCTCGCGCTGATGCCGCTGCCGGGCGACGTCGACGTGGTGCTGGCCTCTGAACTCATGGAAGCCGGCCGCGCGGTGCAGCGCGGTCTGGTCACGCCCGACCGCACCACGCTCGTCGCCTCCACGCATCGCGTGTTCTCGATCGCCGAGAAGAGCGCGCTCGGCGACGGCCGCGTCGACAGCACGCAGCTGCTCGCGCATGCCGCGCGGGCCGCGAAGCGCTTCATCCGCTTCGACATGGCCGAGGCCGCCGAGGCGTCGGGCAGCGTGATCAGCGCGGTGCTGTTCGGCGCGCTCGCCGGCTCGGGCGTGCTGCCGTTCAGCCGCGCGCAGTTCGAGGCCACCATCGCACGCGGCGGCGTGGGCGTGAAGCCCAGCCTCCAGGCCTTCGGCGCCGCCTTCGAGCGCACGCAGCGCGGCGACGACGGCGAAACGCCGCCCGCGCCCGTGGCCGCGCGCCCGGCGCCGCAGCCGCGGCACCCGGCGGTGCGCGCACTGGTCGAGCGCGTGCAGCGCGACTTTCCCGCGGCCGCGCAGGACCTGCTGCTCGAAGGCGTGCGGCGCCTCATCGACTACCAGGACACCGACTACGCCGGGCTCTACCTCGACCGCATGGCCGCGGTCGCCGCGCTGCCCGACGGCGCCGAGCGCCGCCTGCTGCGCGAGACCGCGCGGCACCTCGCGCTCTGGATGTCGTACGAGGACACCGCCCGCGTCGCCGCGCTCAAGACCCGCGCCACGCGCTTCGAGCGCGTGCGCGGCGAGGCGCGCGTGCAGCCGGGCCAGGTGCTCGCGATCAACGAGTACATGCACCCGCGGCTGCAGGAGATCTGCGAGACGCTGCCGGGCGGCCTCGGCCGCTGGCTGATGAATTCGACGCTGCCGCGGCGCATCGTCGAGCGCCTCACGCAGCACGGCCGCGTGGTCCGGACCAGCTCGCTGCGCGGCTACCTGATGCTGCGCACCGTGGCAGCCATGAAGCGCTGGCGCCGCGCCACCACGCGCTATGCCGACGAGAACCGCCGCATCGAGCAATGGCTGGCCCGCATCGCGGCCACCGCGCACGGCAACCCCGAGCTCGCGGTCGAACTCGCGCAGTGCCAGCGGCTCGTCAAGGGCTACAGCGACACCCATGCACGCGGCCTGCGCAACTACGACACCGTGATGCACGCGGTCGAGCGCGCGGGCATGGCGCTTGCACCCGCCACGCTGCGCGAGCTGCGCGATGCCGCGCTGGCCGACGAACACGGCCACAAGCTGCAGGCCGCGCTGGCGCGGCACGCACTCGCATGA
- a CDS encoding aromatic ring-hydroxylating dioxygenase subunit alpha: MTSYRNNPEAVRALVQNDRVHRDLYISQELFELEQEHFFANTWNYVGHESQLPKPGDWISNEIAGRPLIVVRHTDGSVRVVMNRCAHKGSRLVSGPCGNTGKFFRCPYHAWTFKTDGSPLAIPLKNGYENTQLHECESGKGLTPVKHVRSHRGFIFVKINDAGPDFDDYFGDSLSSIDNMADRSPEGELEIAGGCLRFMHQCNWKMFVENLNDTMHPMVAHESSAGTAKRMWADKPEDAPKPMAVEQFVPFMSDYKFFEDMGIRTYDHGHSFTGVHFSIHSKYKAIPAYDDAMKARYGEQKTAQILGMARHNTVYYPNLTIKGAIQAIRVVKPIAADKTLVESWTFRLKGAPPELLQRTTMYNRLINSPFSVVGHDDLQAYRGMQAGLHASGNEWVSLHRNYDPAELQGGEITTGGTNELPMRNQYRSWVQRMTETM, translated from the coding sequence ATGACCTCCTACAGGAACAACCCCGAAGCCGTTCGCGCCCTGGTGCAGAACGACCGCGTGCACCGCGACCTCTACATCAGCCAGGAGCTGTTCGAGCTCGAGCAGGAACACTTCTTCGCCAACACCTGGAACTACGTCGGCCACGAGAGCCAGCTGCCGAAGCCCGGCGACTGGATCAGCAACGAGATCGCGGGCCGCCCGCTGATCGTGGTGCGCCACACCGACGGCAGCGTGCGCGTGGTGATGAACCGCTGCGCGCACAAGGGCTCGCGGCTCGTGAGCGGCCCCTGCGGCAACACCGGCAAGTTCTTCCGCTGCCCCTACCACGCGTGGACCTTCAAGACCGACGGCTCGCCGCTCGCGATCCCGCTGAAGAACGGCTACGAGAACACGCAGCTGCACGAATGCGAATCCGGCAAAGGCCTCACGCCCGTGAAGCACGTGCGCAGCCACCGCGGCTTCATCTTCGTGAAGATCAACGACGCCGGGCCGGACTTCGACGACTACTTCGGCGATTCGCTGAGCTCGATCGACAACATGGCCGACCGCTCGCCCGAGGGCGAGCTCGAGATCGCGGGCGGCTGCCTGCGCTTCATGCACCAGTGCAACTGGAAGATGTTCGTCGAGAACCTCAACGACACCATGCATCCGATGGTCGCGCACGAATCCTCGGCCGGAACTGCCAAGCGCATGTGGGCCGACAAGCCCGAGGACGCGCCCAAGCCCATGGCCGTGGAGCAGTTCGTGCCCTTCATGTCGGACTACAAGTTCTTCGAGGACATGGGCATCCGCACCTACGACCACGGCCACAGCTTCACGGGCGTGCACTTCAGCATCCACAGCAAGTACAAGGCGATCCCCGCCTACGACGACGCCATGAAGGCACGCTACGGCGAGCAGAAGACCGCGCAGATCCTCGGCATGGCGCGGCACAACACCGTCTACTACCCGAACCTCACGATCAAGGGCGCGATCCAGGCCATCCGCGTGGTGAAGCCGATCGCCGCCGACAAGACGCTGGTCGAGAGCTGGACCTTCCGCCTCAAGGGCGCGCCGCCCGAGCTGCTGCAGCGCACCACCATGTACAACCGGCTCATCAACTCGCCGTTCTCGGTGGTCGGCCATGACGACCTGCAGGCCTACCGCGGCATGCAGGCCGGGCTGCATGCGAGCGGCAACGAGTGGGTGAGCCTGCACCGCAACTACGACCCCGCCGAGCTCCAGGGCGGCGAGATCACCACCGGCGGCACCAACGAACTGCCGATGCGCAACCAGTACCGCAGCTGGGTTCAACGCATGACGGAGACCATGTGA
- a CDS encoding alpha/beta hydrolase, whose protein sequence is MTPIRRAFADLSVGQVHYAACGDPAAPAVLLLHQSPRSWTEYRAVLPLLGARHRAIAMDTAGFGDSADGGVPASIEQWARVACELLDALEIAQATLVGHHTGGVVALELAAAFPDRVRGLVLSSTPYTDEAFRRARAARPPIDEVAPSEDGTHLAALWQKRQAFYPPGRPELLEAFVRDALKVGLRVEEGHRAVASYRMEARIGRVVQPALIVRATDDPFAAPHAVELQHQLPQARIVDIEGGMVPLPDQMPEAFARVVLDFLETLP, encoded by the coding sequence GTGACCCCCATCCGCCGCGCCTTCGCCGACCTGTCCGTGGGCCAGGTGCACTACGCGGCCTGCGGCGATCCCGCCGCGCCCGCGGTGCTGCTGCTGCACCAGTCGCCGCGCAGCTGGACCGAGTACCGCGCGGTGCTGCCGCTGCTCGGCGCGCGGCACCGGGCGATCGCGATGGACACCGCGGGCTTCGGCGACTCCGCCGACGGCGGCGTGCCCGCCAGCATTGAACAGTGGGCGCGCGTGGCCTGCGAACTGCTCGATGCGCTGGAGATCGCGCAGGCGACGCTGGTGGGGCATCACACCGGCGGCGTGGTGGCGCTCGAACTCGCGGCCGCGTTTCCCGACCGCGTGCGCGGCTTGGTGCTGTCCTCGACGCCCTACACCGACGAGGCCTTCCGCCGCGCGCGTGCGGCGCGCCCGCCGATCGACGAGGTCGCGCCGAGCGAGGACGGCACGCACCTGGCCGCGCTCTGGCAGAAGCGCCAGGCCTTCTATCCGCCGGGCCGGCCCGAACTGCTCGAAGCCTTCGTGCGCGATGCGCTCAAGGTCGGGCTTCGCGTGGAGGAGGGCCACCGCGCGGTCGCGTCCTACCGCATGGAAGCGCGCATCGGCCGCGTTGTGCAGCCCGCGCTGATCGTGCGCGCCACCGACGATCCGTTCGCCGCGCCGCATGCGGTGGAGCTGCAGCATCAGCTGCCGCAGGCGCGCATCGTCGACATCGAAGGCGGCATGGTGCCGCTGCCCGACCAGATGCCGGAGGCCTTCGCGCGCGTGGTGCTCGACTTTCTGGAGACGCTGCCATGA
- a CDS encoding indolepyruvate ferredoxin oxidoreductase subunit alpha, which yields MAERSFVEEVKKLRLSGGEVFRGEGILAVTKALLESGVSYVAGYQGAPISHLMDVLADAQDILAEQGIRFENSASEATAAATLAASVNYPLRGAVTFKATVGTNVASDALANLASGGVTGGALIIVGEDYGEGSSIMQERSHAFAMKSQIWLLDPRPNLPSIVDAVKQGFELSEASNTPVMLQLRIRACHVHGHFVAGDNKRAKFTLKDALENPQRDVSRIVLPPASFVHEQEKVKDRWPAAVRFIEERALNEFFSEDADDIGIIVQGGCYNTLLRALERLGLADVYGNTEVPLYVMNVAYPVIEREVIRFCAGKRAVLVVEEGQPNFVEQNLATILRQAGAATVLHGKDMLPVAGEYTAAELLKGARTFCERYERLAPLPVPAPVRKVIPLKAVAAIGVDAAPEPAEPSTALGEVVHARPPGFCTGCPERPIFSAMKLVERELGQHHVSADIGCHLFSILPPFNIGNTTMGYGLGGAGAAALNAPAGKRAISMMGDGGFWHNGLTSGIANAVFNRSDNLTIVVDNNYTSATGGQDILSSNAVNRTRSTGHEIERAVRGVGVEWVRTLRRTYDVAGMRDALKEALTTAQKGPKVLIAQSECMLNKQRREKPLVRKAIADGKRMVREKFGVDEDTCTGDHSCIRLSGCPSLSIKPNPDPLRSDPVATVLDSCVGCGNCGDVSHAAVLCPSFYKAQIVSNPTRWDRLRDRVRTAVIGWLQRGEARRREAYAF from the coding sequence ATGGCTGAGCGTTCGTTCGTCGAAGAGGTCAAGAAACTGCGGCTTTCCGGTGGCGAAGTCTTCCGCGGTGAAGGCATTCTGGCCGTGACCAAGGCCCTGCTCGAATCCGGAGTTTCCTACGTGGCCGGCTACCAGGGCGCGCCGATCTCGCACCTGATGGACGTGCTGGCCGATGCGCAGGACATCCTGGCCGAGCAGGGCATCCGCTTCGAGAACAGCGCGAGCGAGGCCACGGCGGCCGCCACGCTCGCGGCCTCGGTCAACTACCCGCTGCGCGGCGCCGTCACCTTCAAGGCGACCGTGGGCACCAACGTGGCCTCCGATGCGCTCGCCAACCTCGCCTCGGGCGGCGTGACCGGCGGCGCGCTGATCATCGTGGGCGAGGACTACGGCGAGGGCTCCTCGATCATGCAGGAGCGCAGCCATGCGTTCGCGATGAAGTCGCAGATCTGGCTGCTCGACCCGCGGCCCAACCTGCCGAGCATCGTCGATGCGGTGAAGCAGGGCTTCGAGCTTTCGGAGGCGAGCAACACCCCCGTGATGCTGCAGCTGCGCATCCGCGCCTGCCACGTGCACGGCCACTTCGTCGCGGGCGACAACAAGCGCGCGAAGTTCACGCTCAAGGACGCGCTCGAGAACCCGCAGCGCGACGTCAGCCGCATCGTGCTGCCGCCCGCGAGCTTCGTGCACGAGCAGGAGAAGGTGAAGGACCGCTGGCCTGCGGCGGTGCGCTTCATCGAGGAGCGCGCCCTGAACGAGTTCTTCTCCGAGGACGCCGACGACATCGGCATCATCGTGCAGGGCGGCTGCTACAACACGCTGCTGCGCGCGCTCGAGCGCCTGGGCCTGGCCGACGTCTACGGCAACACCGAGGTGCCGCTCTACGTGATGAACGTGGCCTATCCGGTCATCGAACGCGAGGTGATCCGCTTCTGCGCCGGCAAGCGCGCGGTGCTCGTGGTGGAGGAGGGCCAGCCCAATTTCGTCGAGCAGAACCTCGCGACCATCCTGCGCCAGGCCGGCGCCGCCACCGTGCTGCACGGCAAGGACATGCTGCCGGTGGCGGGCGAATACACCGCCGCCGAACTGCTCAAGGGCGCGCGCACCTTCTGCGAGCGCTACGAGCGGCTCGCGCCGCTGCCGGTGCCCGCGCCGGTGCGCAAGGTGATTCCGCTCAAGGCGGTGGCGGCGATCGGCGTCGATGCCGCACCCGAGCCCGCCGAGCCCTCCACCGCGCTCGGCGAGGTGGTGCATGCGCGGCCGCCGGGCTTCTGCACCGGCTGCCCCGAGCGGCCGATCTTCAGCGCGATGAAGCTGGTCGAGCGCGAGCTCGGCCAGCACCACGTGAGCGCCGACATCGGCTGCCACCTGTTCTCGATCCTGCCGCCCTTCAACATCGGCAACACCACCATGGGCTACGGCCTCGGCGGCGCGGGCGCCGCGGCGCTCAACGCGCCCGCGGGCAAGCGCGCGATCTCGATGATGGGCGACGGCGGCTTCTGGCACAACGGCCTCACGAGCGGCATCGCCAACGCGGTCTTCAACAGGAGCGACAACCTCACCATCGTCGTCGACAACAACTACACCTCGGCCACCGGTGGGCAGGACATCCTCTCGTCGAACGCGGTCAACCGCACGCGCAGCACGGGCCACGAGATCGAGCGCGCGGTGCGCGGCGTGGGCGTGGAATGGGTCAGGACGCTGCGCCGCACCTACGACGTCGCCGGCATGCGCGATGCGCTCAAAGAGGCGCTGACTACCGCGCAGAAGGGCCCGAAGGTGCTGATCGCGCAGTCGGAATGCATGCTCAACAAGCAGCGCCGCGAGAAGCCGCTGGTGCGCAAGGCCATCGCCGACGGCAAGCGCATGGTGCGCGAGAAGTTCGGCGTCGACGAGGACACCTGCACGGGCGACCATTCCTGCATCCGCCTCTCGGGCTGCCCCTCGCTGTCGATCAAGCCCAATCCCGATCCGCTGCGCAGCGACCCGGTCGCCACCGTGCTCGACAGCTGCGTGGGCTGCGGCAACTGCGGCGACGTCTCGCACGCGGCCGTGCTCTGCCCCTCGTTCTACAAGGCGCAGATCGTGAGCAATCCCACGCGCTGGGACCGCCTGCGCGACCGCGTGCGCACGGCCGTGATCGGCTGGCTGCAGCGCGGCGAGGCGCGCCGGCGCGAAGCCTATGCCTTCTGA
- a CDS encoding aromatic-ring-hydroxylating dioxygenase subunit beta: MADTPEVTRQDLIDFVVNEAHLLDTRQYEAWNALFTDDAFYWVPLVPDQEDGLNHTSHLYEDKLLRELRIERLKSPRAFSQQPPSRCHHLLQLPVVETFDPAVNRFVVRTAFHYTESQGDELQFYVGTFFHHLTLHEGALRMTLKRVNLLNPDAALPAVQLFI; encoded by the coding sequence ATGGCCGACACCCCGGAAGTCACGCGCCAGGACCTGATCGATTTCGTCGTGAACGAGGCGCACCTGCTCGACACCCGCCAGTACGAGGCGTGGAATGCGCTCTTCACCGACGATGCCTTCTACTGGGTGCCGCTCGTCCCCGACCAGGAAGACGGCCTCAACCACACCTCGCACCTCTACGAGGACAAGCTGCTGCGCGAACTGCGCATCGAGCGCCTGAAGAGCCCGCGCGCCTTCTCGCAGCAGCCGCCGAGCCGCTGCCACCATCTGCTGCAGCTGCCGGTGGTGGAGACCTTCGACCCCGCGGTCAACCGTTTCGTGGTGCGCACCGCCTTCCACTACACCGAATCGCAGGGCGACGAGCTGCAGTTCTACGTCGGCACCTTCTTCCACCACCTCACGCTGCACGAGGGCGCGCTGCGCATGACGCTGAAGCGCGTGAACCTGCTCAACCCCGACGCCGCGCTGCCCGCGGTGCAGCTGTTCATCTAG
- a CDS encoding MarR family transcriptional regulator, with protein sequence MAEEPVESHRFVDDYLPALLAQASQLISSEFHEVARQHGFSVSEWRVMASLAGSEPISIGQLAQVTVTKQPTVTRLLDRMEARGQVERLPHESDRRITLVRITRKGLKAVEHLMELARDHERRVLEPFGLRRAEELKQTLRQMIDLHVHVPVEGPEED encoded by the coding sequence ATGGCTGAAGAACCCGTGGAGAGCCACCGCTTCGTCGACGACTACCTGCCGGCGCTGCTGGCGCAGGCGAGCCAGCTGATCTCCTCGGAGTTCCACGAGGTGGCGCGCCAGCACGGCTTCTCGGTGTCGGAGTGGCGCGTGATGGCTTCGCTCGCGGGCAGCGAGCCGATCAGCATCGGCCAGCTCGCGCAGGTCACGGTGACCAAGCAGCCGACGGTGACGCGGCTGCTCGACCGCATGGAGGCGCGCGGCCAGGTCGAGCGGCTGCCCCACGAGAGTGACCGCCGCATCACGCTGGTGCGCATCACGCGCAAGGGCCTGAAGGCGGTGGAGCATCTGATGGAACTCGCGCGCGACCACGAGCGCCGCGTGCTCGAGCCCTTCGGCCTGCGGCGCGCGGAAGAGCTCAAGCAGACGCTGCGGCAGATGATCGACCTGCACGTGCACGTGCCGGTCGAGGGCCCGGAAGAAGACTGA
- a CDS encoding PDR/VanB family oxidoreductase, whose amino-acid sequence MTAPTATLQLRVAEARELNPLIRMLRLRAEDGRALPGFAAGAHIRVQVRLADGSTDWRHYSLVNFATERNATNAPSEYVIAVRKEAEGRGGSRFMHEGLAEGDLLTVEPPKNDFPLHTGPGGSVLVAGGIGVTPLATMAARRRAEGAPVRMHYAGRSRALMAFLPELQALLGDDLRVHADAEAGAPLDIDALLDAVPAGDRLYVCGPKVMLDAVLARTQARGWEHDRVHFELFTEPVAEAGDQPFDVELAQSGRRFTVAADQSILDCLIENGCDPMFDCKRGECGVCAVTVLEGEIDHRDYVLSAREKAEGQVMQICISRAKGARLVLDI is encoded by the coding sequence ATGACCGCTCCCACCGCCACGCTCCAGCTCCGCGTTGCCGAAGCGCGCGAACTCAATCCGCTGATCCGCATGCTGCGCCTGCGCGCCGAGGACGGTCGTGCGCTGCCCGGCTTCGCGGCCGGCGCCCACATCCGCGTGCAGGTGCGGCTGGCCGACGGCAGCACCGACTGGCGCCACTACTCGCTCGTCAACTTCGCGACCGAGCGCAACGCCACCAACGCGCCGTCGGAGTACGTGATCGCCGTGCGCAAGGAGGCCGAAGGCCGCGGCGGCTCGCGCTTCATGCACGAAGGCCTCGCCGAAGGCGACCTGCTCACGGTCGAGCCGCCGAAGAACGATTTCCCGCTGCACACCGGCCCCGGCGGTTCGGTGCTCGTGGCCGGCGGCATCGGCGTGACGCCGCTCGCCACCATGGCCGCGCGCCGCCGCGCCGAGGGCGCGCCCGTGCGCATGCACTACGCGGGCCGCAGCCGCGCGCTGATGGCCTTCCTGCCCGAACTGCAGGCGCTGCTCGGCGACGACCTGCGCGTGCATGCCGATGCCGAGGCCGGCGCGCCGCTCGACATCGATGCGCTGCTCGACGCGGTGCCCGCGGGCGACCGCCTCTACGTCTGCGGCCCCAAGGTCATGCTCGACGCGGTGCTCGCGCGCACCCAGGCACGCGGCTGGGAACACGACCGCGTGCATTTCGAACTCTTCACCGAGCCGGTCGCCGAAGCGGGCGACCAGCCCTTCGACGTCGAGCTCGCGCAGTCCGGCCGGCGCTTCACCGTGGCGGCCGACCAGAGCATCCTCGACTGCCTGATCGAGAACGGCTGCGACCCGATGTTCGACTGCAAGCGCGGCGAGTGCGGCGTGTGCGCCGTGACGGTGCTCGAAGGCGAGATCGACCACCGCGACTACGTGCTCTCGGCGCGCGAGAAGGCCGAGGGCCAAGTGATGCAGATCTGCATCTCGCGCGCCAAGGGTGCGCGCCTGGTGCTGGACATTTGA
- a CDS encoding zinc-binding alcohol dehydrogenase family protein, with the protein MKAVRIHGLGAMPVIEALPDPVARPGRSLVRMAAATVGHIDRTVWQGRFLRQPPWPYTPGVEAAGTVVASGSYETGQRVWLRGSGLGTLFDGTWCELIDAPDEALGPLPDAVPMALGAAFFSPTTSAWVALHAVAKLQAGEQVLVTGARGAVGSLAMQLARDAGCTATGVDPDAAPPPTASADLLIDTVGGDVLARVLPSVRPGGRAVLVGYTAGPTLQLDIAHFLQRDVALLPLNMFRREAAGRAAAPELLARLADGRLQLEVKPFALADAAQALDWIAQRGHRGRAVLVPQL; encoded by the coding sequence ATGAAGGCCGTCCGCATCCACGGCCTCGGTGCGATGCCCGTGATCGAAGCGCTGCCCGACCCCGTCGCGAGGCCCGGTCGCAGCCTCGTGCGCATGGCGGCCGCGACCGTGGGCCACATCGACCGCACCGTGTGGCAGGGCCGCTTCCTGCGGCAGCCGCCGTGGCCCTACACGCCGGGCGTGGAAGCGGCGGGCACCGTCGTGGCGAGTGGAAGCTACGAAACGGGCCAGCGCGTCTGGCTGCGCGGCAGCGGGCTCGGCACGCTGTTCGACGGCACCTGGTGCGAACTGATCGACGCGCCCGACGAGGCGCTCGGGCCCTTGCCCGACGCGGTGCCGATGGCACTCGGCGCCGCCTTCTTCTCGCCGACGACCTCGGCATGGGTGGCCTTGCATGCGGTCGCGAAGCTGCAGGCCGGAGAGCAGGTCCTGGTCACGGGCGCGCGCGGCGCGGTGGGCTCGCTCGCGATGCAGCTCGCGCGCGATGCGGGCTGCACGGCCACGGGCGTCGATCCGGATGCGGCGCCGCCACCCACGGCAAGCGCCGACCTGCTGATCGACACCGTCGGCGGCGACGTGCTCGCCCGGGTGCTGCCCAGCGTGCGGCCGGGCGGACGCGCGGTGCTGGTGGGCTACACCGCGGGGCCGACGCTGCAGCTCGACATCGCGCATTTCCTGCAGCGCGACGTGGCGCTGCTGCCGCTCAACATGTTCCGGCGCGAAGCCGCGGGCCGCGCCGCCGCGCCCGAGCTGCTGGCGAGGCTCGCCGACGGCCGCCTGCAGCTCGAGGTGAAGCCGTTCGCGCTCGCCGACGCGGCGCAGGCGCTCGACTGGATCGCGCAGCGCGGGCATCGCGGCCGCGCGGTGCTCGTGCCGCAGCTCTGA